Genomic segment of Aliiroseovarius sp. M344:
CCGAAGCTTTTGGATACTTGATCGAGTACAATACGTCCCATGATCTTTCCTTATTTCACTGCGCCGAAGGTCAAGCCGCGGACAAGTTGTTTCTGGCTGAACCAGCCAAGGATCAGGATTGGCGCGATGGCCATGGTCGAGGCCGCGCTGAGTTTCGCATAAAATAAACCTTCCGGGCTGGAGTAGCTTGCAATGAATGCTGTCAGAGGTGCTGCCTTTGCCGCTGTCAGGTTGAGCGTCCAGAACGCCTCGTTCCAGGCCAGGATGAAGTTCAGAAGAAGCGTTGACGCGATGCCCGGAATGGCCATGGGCGTCAGGACATACAGGATCTCTTCTTTTAGGGTGGCGCCATCCATGCGCGCGGCTTCCAGAATTTCGCCCGGGATTTCGCGGAAATATGTGTAAAGCATCCAGACAATGATCGGCAAATTGATCAACATTAAGACGATGACCAGTCCGGCGCGGTTATCCAAAAGGCCCATTTTGATGAACAGAAGATAGATCGGATACAGAACCCCAACCGCAGGCAGCATCTTG
This window contains:
- a CDS encoding carbohydrate ABC transporter permease, giving the protein MARAATSQRKALNTALAWAVGLLIFFPILWTILTSFKTEAQAISSPPVFLNFDWTLENYAVVQERSNYMRFLWNSVIIAGGSTILGTIIAIPAAWSMAFVPSKRTKDILLWMLSTKMLPAVGVLYPIYLLFIKMGLLDNRAGLVIVLMLINLPIIVWMLYTYFREIPGEILEAARMDGATLKEEILYVLTPMAIPGIASTLLLNFILAWNEAFWTLNLTAAKAAPLTAFIASYSSPEGLFYAKLSAASTMAIAPILILGWFSQKQLVRGLTFGAVK